CTCAATTTCTGAACAGGGAGAAGAGTTAACCCTCATTATTTTTAAGCCTGGGGACACATTTCCTATAATGTGGACCATAAACGACACCCCGAATACCCACTTTCTTGAATCGGTAACCGATTCCGTAATGTACAGGGCTCCAAAAGAAAAATTCTTGGCTTTTTTAAACGAAAACCCGGACGCATTCTTGGAACTTTTCAAGCGCGTGCTATTTAGATTTGGTGGTTTGTTGCAAATGATGGATTATCTGGCTTTTGGAAACGCGAGTGCTAAAATCGCCTCAATTTTGCTGATTTGCCTTGAACGTTTTGGGAAAGGTGATGGTGGTAAATCAACTATCGCTGTGCCTTTGACGCATATGGATATAGCAAATATGGTTGGAGTAACGAGGGAAACGGCGAGTATCGA
This genomic window from Candidatus Curtissbacteria bacterium contains:
- a CDS encoding Crp/Fnr family transcriptional regulator, which produces MKQALLHKLDKFFEPFETLHYKKGETILRAGDQPQGTFYLKRGYARLYSISEQGEELTLIIFKPGDTFPIMWTINDTPNTHFLESVTDSVMYRAPKEKFLAFLNENPDAFLELFKRVLFRFGGLLQMMDYLAFGNASAKIASILLICLERFGKGDGGKSTIAVPLTHMDIANMVGVTRETASIELKKMEKKNLIAYKGRLIVIKNRKGLLRQSVVNNEH